A genomic window from Exiguobacterium acetylicum DSM 20416 includes:
- the rlmH gene encoding 23S rRNA (pseudouridine(1915)-N(3))-methyltransferase RlmH, with amino-acid sequence MQITIITVGKLKEKYLKQGIAEYTKRLGAYCSIQEIEVADEKAPEQLSEAEMAQVKKKEGERILAKIGPDVHVLALAIEGKQRTSEQFAKELDQLATYGKSKIAFVIGGSLGLAPEVMQRANDTISFSKMTFPHQLMKMILCEQIYRAYRINRNEPYHK; translated from the coding sequence ATGCAAATTACCATCATTACGGTCGGAAAGCTAAAAGAGAAGTATTTGAAACAAGGTATCGCCGAATATACGAAGCGTCTCGGCGCCTACTGTTCGATCCAAGAAATCGAGGTCGCGGACGAAAAGGCACCAGAGCAGTTGAGTGAAGCGGAGATGGCACAAGTGAAGAAAAAAGAGGGCGAACGGATTTTAGCGAAGATCGGACCGGACGTTCATGTCCTCGCACTTGCTATCGAAGGAAAACAACGGACGAGTGAACAGTTCGCAAAAGAACTCGATCAACTCGCGACATACGGCAAGAGCAAAATTGCTTTCGTCATCGGTGGATCACTTGGTCTTGCACCAGAAGTGATGCAGCGTGCAAATGATACAATCTCGTTTTCGAAGATGACATTCCCGCATCAGTTGATGAAGATGATTCTCTGTGAACAGATTTATCGGGCGTACCGGATTAATCGGAATGAGCCGTATCATAAGTGA
- a CDS encoding CxxH/CxxC protein, producing the protein MDKYVCLEHVELALDEIVDETEQYPILDQLNPEKNITCEYCDAPATYLVSSKK; encoded by the coding sequence GTGGATAAGTACGTTTGTTTAGAACATGTCGAGCTCGCGCTTGACGAAATCGTGGATGAAACAGAACAATACCCGATTCTCGATCAGCTAAATCCAGAAAAAAACATCACGTGTGAATACTGTGACGCACCGGCAACATATCTTGTGTCAAGTAAAAAATAA
- a CDS encoding S1C family serine protease, with protein sequence MDRPEEPRNESERYEQSSDESGFPPRQPATSEPVSPYREPYEEQPEPPRRRGAGKAFFVGLIGGIVGALLIALVAWPFVRDEMTSPTPVSSTTAEQTATQTTEAETDIVGAVGKTKEAVVSVTNLQSSFQGTDQETGAGSGVIYKKDGNKAYVVTNYHVVEGASRLSVTLSDGTALEAKVLGEDPTYDLAVLSIDSSKVTQVAKLGDSDTLRAGETVLAIGNPLGIFANSVTRGVISAQERTVPVDTNKDGQQDFNTEVIQTDAAINPGNSGGALINTAGQLIGINSMKIAEASVEGVGFAIPINEALPIMRDLEQNGEVVRPQLGIQIRDVQEFPSGYREDRLKLPNDVTKGIVVVGLTRNSGAEKAGMKANDVIVEINGKAIASFADLKSVLYRDAKVGETVKVTFYRGGEKQTAEVKLSAQSPTVQ encoded by the coding sequence ATGGATCGACCCGAAGAACCACGGAACGAATCCGAACGATACGAACAGTCATCCGATGAGAGCGGCTTCCCGCCCCGTCAACCGGCAACGAGCGAACCGGTCAGCCCTTATCGTGAACCATATGAAGAACAACCAGAACCACCGCGTCGTCGTGGTGCCGGAAAAGCCTTTTTCGTCGGTCTGATCGGCGGAATCGTCGGAGCCTTGTTGATCGCCCTCGTCGCGTGGCCGTTCGTCCGCGATGAGATGACGAGTCCGACTCCGGTTTCGTCGACGACAGCGGAACAGACTGCGACACAGACGACAGAGGCTGAAACCGACATCGTTGGTGCAGTCGGTAAGACGAAGGAAGCCGTCGTGAGCGTGACGAACCTCCAGAGCTCGTTCCAAGGAACCGATCAGGAAACGGGTGCAGGGTCCGGCGTCATCTATAAAAAAGACGGCAATAAAGCTTACGTCGTTACGAACTACCACGTCGTTGAAGGGGCGAGCCGCTTGTCTGTCACGTTATCCGACGGAACAGCACTCGAGGCAAAAGTCCTCGGCGAAGATCCGACGTACGATTTAGCCGTCCTCTCGATTGATTCATCGAAAGTGACACAAGTCGCAAAACTGGGGGATTCGGATACGTTACGTGCCGGTGAAACGGTGCTTGCGATCGGGAACCCGCTCGGGATTTTCGCGAACTCGGTCACGCGCGGTGTCATCAGTGCGCAGGAACGGACGGTTCCAGTTGATACGAACAAGGATGGACAGCAAGACTTCAACACGGAAGTCATTCAAACCGATGCAGCGATCAACCCGGGGAACTCCGGTGGAGCGCTCATCAACACAGCTGGTCAATTGATCGGGATCAACTCGATGAAGATTGCAGAAGCAAGTGTCGAAGGAGTCGGATTTGCGATTCCGATCAACGAAGCGTTACCAATCATGCGGGATCTTGAGCAAAACGGCGAAGTCGTTCGTCCACAGCTCGGGATTCAGATTCGCGACGTGCAGGAATTCCCAAGCGGATACCGGGAAGATCGTCTGAAATTACCGAATGATGTCACGAAAGGAATCGTCGTCGTTGGTCTAACACGTAACAGTGGAGCCGAAAAAGCGGGTATGAAGGCAAACGATGTCATCGTCGAGATCAATGGAAAAGCGATTGCATCGTTCGCGGACCTAAAAAGTGTCCTCTACCGAGATGCAAAAGTCGGTGAAACAGTCAAAGTCACGTTCTACCGGGGCGGTGAAAAACAGACAGCAGAGGTGAAGTTATCGGCCCAATCCCCAACAGTTCAGTAA
- a CDS encoding MBL fold metallo-hydrolase, with protein sequence MSLHYSVMASGSTGNALYIESEQTRLLVDAGLTGKAMLALFDQIDRSPHGIDGLFVTHEHSDHIKGVGIMARKYNIPLYANEKTWAAMEAKIGKIDPALKFLWEVGEVKQFGDIEVESFNVSHDAADPMFFQFAHEGKRLAHITDTGYVSDRMKGVIRGADAYIFEANHDIGMLQMGHYPWSVKRRILGDYGHVSNEDAAIAMSEVLDDRTKRIHMAHLSKDNNMKELARMSVSQTLASRDVDLSKIQLLDTDPVIPTPLLKL encoded by the coding sequence ATGAGCCTACACTACAGCGTCATGGCCAGTGGCTCGACGGGGAACGCCCTCTATATCGAAAGTGAACAGACCCGCTTGCTCGTCGACGCAGGACTGACCGGCAAGGCGATGCTCGCCTTGTTCGACCAGATCGACCGGTCGCCGCATGGCATCGATGGTCTGTTCGTCACCCATGAACACTCCGACCATATCAAAGGCGTCGGCATCATGGCACGGAAGTACAATATCCCGCTCTATGCGAATGAAAAGACGTGGGCAGCGATGGAAGCGAAGATCGGTAAGATCGATCCGGCGCTGAAGTTCCTCTGGGAAGTCGGAGAGGTCAAGCAGTTCGGTGACATCGAAGTCGAATCATTCAACGTCAGTCACGATGCAGCCGATCCGATGTTCTTCCAGTTCGCCCACGAAGGAAAACGATTGGCGCACATCACGGATACCGGATACGTCTCGGACCGAATGAAAGGTGTCATTCGGGGCGCTGATGCTTATATCTTCGAAGCGAACCATGATATCGGCATGCTCCAGATGGGACATTACCCGTGGAGCGTCAAACGACGGATCCTCGGGGATTACGGACACGTCTCGAACGAGGACGCTGCAATCGCGATGAGTGAGGTCCTTGATGACCGGACGAAACGAATCCACATGGCCCACTTGAGCAAGGACAACAACATGAAGGAACTCGCCCGGATGAGTGTCTCCCAGACGCTCGCGAGCCGTGACGTCGATTTGAGTAAGATTCAGCTTCTCGACACGGATCCGGTCATTCCGACACCGCTCCTGAAGCTTTGA
- a CDS encoding two-component system regulatory protein YycI — MDWSKAKTLLMLTFLILNVYLAIQLMDRMVEPRIVATSATGKSILKDRQIDEKKLQPVTRDIGYLTAEVDARTLAPLASSPIRDAVASVKNDVEWSVRLTKPYRLDAKTMRDSASSFVQASVRYGAEYTFWKYDSKYQEMTFVQTYKGQPLYSTPQQSREDDAMIGPSLLVLQLNDAKEIVSYKQRHLNKVVRQAQDVTLLSASEAIVQLSEQGLFPASKRSTSHKLGYFCLVTEGTESVQILPPTWQIELDNEEVYFVNAIDGGVQTVERLDTVSEK, encoded by the coding sequence ATGGACTGGAGTAAAGCGAAGACCTTATTGATGCTGACCTTTTTGATCCTGAACGTCTACCTCGCCATTCAATTGATGGACCGGATGGTCGAGCCGCGGATCGTCGCGACGAGCGCGACCGGTAAATCGATCTTGAAGGATCGTCAAATCGATGAGAAGAAACTGCAGCCGGTCACGCGTGACATCGGTTATTTAACAGCCGAAGTCGACGCGCGGACGCTGGCGCCACTTGCGAGTTCACCGATTCGGGACGCGGTCGCCTCCGTCAAGAATGATGTCGAGTGGTCGGTCCGGTTAACGAAACCGTATCGACTCGATGCGAAGACGATGCGGGATTCCGCTTCATCGTTCGTTCAAGCATCAGTTCGATATGGTGCCGAATATACATTTTGGAAGTATGATAGTAAGTATCAGGAGATGACATTCGTTCAGACGTATAAGGGACAGCCGCTCTATTCGACACCACAGCAGTCGCGTGAGGACGATGCGATGATCGGACCGTCCCTGCTCGTCTTACAGCTCAACGATGCGAAGGAAATCGTCAGCTACAAACAACGCCACTTGAACAAGGTCGTCCGGCAAGCACAGGACGTGACGTTGTTATCGGCAAGTGAAGCGATCGTCCAGTTGTCGGAGCAAGGCTTGTTCCCGGCATCGAAGCGGTCGACGAGTCACAAGCTCGGTTATTTCTGTCTCGTCACGGAAGGCACGGAATCGGTCCAAATCTTGCCGCCGACGTGGCAAATCGAGCTCGACAACGAGGAAGTCTACTTCGTCAATGCGATTGACGGCGGTGTCCAGACCGTCGAACGATTGGATACAGTCTCAGAGAAATGA
- the yycH gene encoding two-component system activity regulator YycH produces the protein MKKQHWSSLLLVLLVAGSIAQTAMLWTYHPSSESIEREQVSFNEIDASKTIESNQLINPELLVYSDQEGIYQTQIIGRTFLNRIGASFNIGVLVLTDKANNIPVGDRSVEMIFPTPISATILEELLGEKQIAFSEPIKRLYLLDYDGPILRLESATGRLKDFKLVGDETVLKRLFAHDKKKPMTRVELKGGDYTYVASGTTRLEQVFVYDEVGQSPKPLDRIRSAFFAENSNVQQIKSRDDLDVLTDGVSVSTYDRNYNVYRFNTLSPNTQSSTVDYSTLVSYVNIHGGWLDQDTQRSGFRYYFDQMSKKSEEQTATFRLYLNRYPVFGESGPLLEQTKFDLATLKIMYEENQVRSLSRSMLRAKRKLILREETVPAVETVLERLSRADLLKEISGIRIGYEMTYKISTSRYAVFEPTWFIKIDGVWQSINQAVGNEG, from the coding sequence ATGAAGAAACAACACTGGAGTTCGCTGTTACTCGTCCTGCTTGTCGCCGGTTCGATCGCTCAGACAGCGATGCTCTGGACCTATCATCCAAGCAGTGAATCAATCGAGCGGGAACAGGTCTCGTTCAACGAGATCGATGCCTCAAAGACGATTGAAAGCAACCAACTGATCAACCCGGAACTACTCGTCTATTCGGACCAGGAAGGGATCTATCAGACACAAATCATCGGTCGGACCTTCCTTAACCGAATCGGTGCGTCGTTTAACATCGGTGTCCTTGTCTTGACGGATAAAGCGAATAACATCCCGGTCGGTGACCGGAGTGTCGAGATGATTTTCCCGACACCGATCAGTGCGACGATTCTTGAAGAGTTACTCGGCGAAAAACAAATCGCCTTCTCGGAACCGATCAAACGGCTCTATTTACTCGATTATGATGGACCAATCCTCCGTCTCGAGTCGGCGACCGGTCGCCTGAAGGACTTCAAGCTTGTCGGCGATGAGACGGTTTTGAAGCGACTGTTCGCGCATGATAAGAAAAAACCGATGACACGCGTCGAACTCAAAGGTGGCGATTATACGTATGTCGCGAGCGGTACGACGCGATTAGAGCAAGTCTTCGTCTATGACGAGGTCGGGCAATCGCCCAAACCACTCGATCGCATCCGGAGTGCCTTTTTCGCTGAGAACTCGAACGTCCAGCAAATCAAGAGTCGGGATGATCTCGACGTCTTGACGGACGGTGTCAGCGTTTCGACGTATGATCGAAACTACAATGTGTATCGTTTCAATACGTTATCGCCGAATACCCAAAGCTCGACGGTCGATTACAGCACGCTCGTCAGCTATGTCAACATTCATGGGGGCTGGCTCGATCAAGATACCCAACGCAGTGGCTTCCGGTATTACTTTGATCAGATGAGTAAAAAGAGTGAGGAACAGACGGCGACGTTCCGGTTGTACTTGAACCGGTATCCGGTATTTGGGGAGAGTGGTCCGCTGCTCGAACAGACGAAGTTCGATCTCGCGACACTGAAGATCATGTATGAGGAAAATCAAGTCCGGTCGCTCAGTCGTAGCATGCTCCGAGCGAAGCGGAAATTGATCCTTCGGGAAGAAACGGTGCCAGCTGTTGAAACGGTTCTCGAACGTCTGAGTCGTGCTGATCTCTTAAAAGAGATCAGTGGAATCCGGATTGGATATGAGATGACGTATAAGATTTCAACGAGCCGCTACGCCGTCTTTGAGCCGACGTGGTTCATCAAAATCGATGGCGTCTGGCAATCGATCAATCAAGCTGTCGGGAATGAGGGGTGA
- the walK gene encoding cell wall metabolism sensor histidine kinase WalK, translated as MLKGTNFFKSIQWKLVVIYALLILVAMQVIGVYFVRSLEKQYITNFSKSVEDRAGLVAYNVGKEFDKTGDDDASKRQLSQSLGQLLSEFSNGSTSRNDILEVQIIDQDSIIQATSDNENQSAVGQRATNSLIKKAQATSSTRTDTVLDPESEDKIRIFAVPVTSERDGVTTGMIYVRASMESIYSQMQQVTRILATGTVIALVITSILGVLLSRTITRPISDMRRQAIEMRRGNFSRKVKVYSDDEIGQLARSFNELTDELLEANATTEAERRKLTSVLENMTDGVIATDRTLRVILMNDQAKDIVGADDASVVGTNLKDLLALGDDFMIPEDGTMPPRLLDFSSEDELFLVRAFFSPVKKHSGPITGMIVVLHDVTEQEQVEQDRREFVANVSHELRTPLTTMRSYLEALAEGAYQDEELAPRFLETTQNETERMIRLVTDLLQLSKMDSKEYKMNKVRFDYIQFLNEILDRHDMTKPERIRFRRKIMKRKVYIRGDQDKLIQVADNILTNAIKYSPEGGTITVRTMLRAKRIVISIKDEGVGIPKANLQKIFERFYRVDKARARKIGGTGLGLSIAKDVVSAHGGDIWAESEWGRGTTIYFTLPYEVIEEVDAG; from the coding sequence ATGTTAAAAGGAACGAACTTCTTTAAATCCATCCAATGGAAACTCGTCGTCATCTATGCCTTATTGATTTTAGTGGCGATGCAGGTCATTGGCGTCTATTTCGTTCGTTCCCTTGAAAAGCAGTACATTACGAACTTCTCGAAGTCGGTCGAGGACCGAGCAGGTCTTGTCGCCTATAACGTCGGGAAGGAATTCGATAAAACAGGCGATGATGACGCCTCCAAGCGGCAGTTGTCCCAATCACTAGGGCAACTGCTGTCTGAGTTTAGTAATGGCTCCACCTCAAGGAACGACATCCTCGAAGTCCAGATCATTGACCAGGACTCGATCATCCAAGCGACATCGGATAACGAGAACCAATCAGCAGTCGGACAACGGGCGACGAATTCACTGATTAAAAAAGCGCAGGCAACGAGCTCGACCCGGACGGACACCGTGCTTGATCCAGAATCAGAGGATAAGATCCGGATCTTTGCCGTACCGGTTACCTCGGAACGAGACGGCGTAACGACCGGTATGATTTATGTTCGCGCCTCGATGGAGTCAATCTATTCGCAGATGCAACAGGTTACGCGGATTCTTGCGACCGGAACGGTCATCGCCCTCGTCATCACGTCGATTCTCGGTGTCTTGCTGTCGCGGACGATCACGCGTCCGATTTCCGATATGCGGCGTCAAGCGATCGAGATGCGACGCGGGAACTTCTCGCGGAAGGTTAAGGTCTATTCGGACGATGAGATCGGTCAGCTCGCTCGTTCGTTCAACGAATTGACGGATGAGTTACTCGAAGCAAACGCGACGACGGAAGCCGAACGGCGGAAGTTGACGAGCGTCCTTGAGAACATGACCGATGGCGTCATTGCGACGGACCGGACGTTGCGCGTCATCTTGATGAACGATCAAGCGAAGGATATCGTCGGTGCGGACGATGCGAGCGTCGTCGGAACGAACTTGAAGGACTTACTGGCACTCGGTGACGATTTCATGATTCCGGAAGACGGTACGATGCCACCGCGTCTACTTGATTTCAGTAGTGAGGATGAACTGTTCCTCGTCCGGGCATTCTTCTCGCCCGTCAAGAAACACAGTGGTCCAATTACCGGGATGATCGTCGTCCTGCATGACGTCACGGAACAGGAGCAAGTCGAACAGGATCGTCGCGAATTCGTCGCGAACGTCAGTCACGAGCTCCGAACACCGCTGACGACGATGCGCAGCTATCTTGAAGCCTTGGCAGAAGGCGCGTATCAGGACGAGGAACTCGCACCACGTTTCCTTGAGACGACACAGAACGAGACGGAGCGGATGATCCGCCTCGTCACCGATCTCTTACAACTGTCGAAGATGGACAGTAAGGAATACAAAATGAATAAGGTCCGCTTCGATTACATTCAATTCCTGAATGAGATTCTCGATCGCCATGACATGACGAAACCAGAACGGATTCGTTTCCGTCGTAAGATCATGAAGCGGAAAGTCTACATCCGTGGGGATCAGGATAAGTTGATCCAGGTCGCAGACAACATCCTGACGAATGCAATCAAGTACTCACCGGAAGGCGGAACGATCACCGTCCGGACGATGCTCCGGGCAAAACGGATCGTCATCAGCATCAAGGATGAAGGTGTCGGAATCCCGAAAGCGAATCTCCAAAAAATCTTCGAACGCTTCTATCGTGTCGATAAAGCCCGTGCCCGTAAAATCGGCGGCACCGGTCTTGGTCTGTCGATCGCAAAAGACGTCGTTTCAGCACATGGTGGCGACATCTGGGCAGAAAGTGAATGGGGACGCGGCACGACGATTTACTTCACGCTTCCGTATGAGGTGATCGAAGAGGTGGATGCCGGATGA
- the yycF gene encoding response regulator YycF, with translation MTERKILVVDDELPIADILKFKLEKEGYQVAIANDGVEALEKFEEFKPDLMLLDIMLPLMDGMEVCREVRKTSKIPIIMLTAKDSEIDTVLGLELGANDYVTKPFSSRELLARVKVHLRNTSPEATPQPVGPGPLKVGELYIDTNSHTVTRKDQKIELTQREFELLHYLAKNIGQVMTREHLLQTVWGYDYFGDVRTVDVTVRRLREKVEDNPSTPVYIMTRRGVGYYLQDGENE, from the coding sequence GTGACGGAACGCAAAATTCTAGTCGTCGATGACGAGTTACCGATTGCAGATATACTCAAGTTTAAATTAGAAAAAGAAGGCTACCAGGTCGCGATCGCAAACGACGGCGTGGAGGCATTAGAAAAATTCGAGGAGTTCAAACCGGATTTGATGTTACTCGACATCATGCTCCCATTAATGGACGGGATGGAAGTCTGCCGGGAAGTCCGGAAGACTTCGAAGATTCCGATTATCATGTTGACAGCGAAGGATTCCGAGATCGATACGGTACTTGGTCTTGAGCTTGGCGCGAACGATTATGTGACGAAGCCATTCAGCTCGCGCGAGTTACTTGCCCGCGTGAAAGTCCATTTACGCAACACGAGTCCGGAAGCTACACCACAACCGGTTGGACCAGGTCCACTCAAAGTCGGGGAACTGTATATCGATACGAATTCGCATACGGTGACACGGAAGGATCAAAAAATCGAGCTGACGCAGCGTGAGTTCGAATTGTTGCACTACCTCGCGAAAAATATCGGTCAAGTCATGACACGTGAGCATTTGTTGCAAACGGTCTGGGGCTATGACTACTTCGGTGATGTCCGGACAGTCGACGTGACAGTACGTCGTCTCCGTGAGAAAGTCGAAGATAACCCAAGTACGCCGGTTTACATCATGACGCGTCGTGGTGTCGGCTATTATCTCCAAGACGGGGAGAATGAATAA
- a CDS encoding adenylosuccinate synthase, which produces MSSVVVVGTQWGDEGKGKITDFLSKQADVVARYQGGDNAGHTIVFNNETYKLHLIPSGIFYSDKKCVIGNGLVVNPKSLVKELKYLHDRGVSTDNLLISNRAHVILPYHQLQDQLEEEAKGDAKVGTTLKGIGPCYMDKAARIGIRMADLLDKETFAEKLKIVLDQKNRMFTKMYDAEPIAFDDIFEEYYAYGQEFAKYVCDTSVVVNDSLDHGEKVLFEGAQGVLLDLDHGTYPFVTSSNASAGGVASGVGVGPARIDHVVGVCKAYTSRVGDGPFPTELFDDIGHQIREVGREYGTTTGRPRRVGWFDSVVVRHSRRTSGLTDLSLNSIDVLTGLDTLKICTSYEFNGKQIDEYPASFRDLEACVPVYEELPGWKEDITGVRRFEDLPLNAQNYVKRIADLTGISLVTFSVGPGREQTVVLRDLYEEA; this is translated from the coding sequence ATGTCATCAGTAGTAGTAGTCGGAACACAGTGGGGCGACGAAGGAAAAGGGAAAATTACCGATTTTCTTTCGAAACAAGCCGACGTCGTAGCACGTTATCAAGGTGGAGACAATGCAGGACATACGATCGTATTCAATAACGAGACGTACAAATTGCACTTGATCCCATCAGGTATTTTTTACTCGGATAAGAAATGTGTCATCGGGAACGGTCTCGTCGTTAACCCGAAATCACTCGTCAAGGAATTGAAGTATCTACACGATCGTGGTGTTTCAACGGATAACTTGTTAATTTCGAATCGGGCGCATGTCATCTTGCCGTATCATCAGTTGCAGGATCAGTTAGAAGAAGAAGCGAAGGGCGACGCAAAAGTCGGAACGACGCTAAAAGGAATCGGACCGTGCTACATGGATAAAGCCGCTCGCATCGGTATCCGGATGGCAGACCTACTCGACAAAGAAACGTTCGCTGAGAAGTTGAAGATCGTTCTCGACCAAAAGAACCGCATGTTCACGAAGATGTATGACGCTGAACCAATCGCGTTCGACGATATCTTCGAAGAGTACTATGCGTATGGACAAGAATTTGCGAAATACGTCTGCGATACATCCGTCGTCGTCAACGATAGCCTTGATCACGGCGAAAAAGTGTTGTTCGAAGGCGCACAAGGTGTCTTACTCGACCTTGACCACGGAACGTACCCGTTCGTTACATCGTCGAACGCATCTGCTGGCGGTGTCGCATCAGGTGTCGGAGTCGGTCCAGCTCGGATTGACCACGTCGTCGGTGTTTGTAAAGCGTACACGTCACGTGTCGGTGATGGTCCGTTCCCAACGGAATTGTTCGATGACATCGGTCATCAGATCCGTGAAGTCGGTCGTGAATACGGGACGACAACAGGACGTCCGCGTCGTGTTGGTTGGTTCGACTCTGTCGTCGTTCGCCACTCGCGCCGTACAAGTGGGTTGACGGATCTTTCGCTCAACTCGATCGACGTTTTGACAGGCCTCGACACGTTGAAGATCTGTACATCGTACGAATTCAACGGTAAACAGATCGATGAGTATCCAGCAAGCTTCCGTGATCTCGAAGCATGTGTTCCAGTTTACGAAGAACTTCCAGGCTGGAAAGAGGATATCACAGGGGTCCGTCGCTTTGAAGATCTACCGTTGAACGCACAGAACTACGTTAAGCGGATTGCGGATCTCACAGGGATCTCGCTCGTCACGTTCTCGGTCGGACCGGGTCGTGAACAGACAGTCGTCTTGCGTGATCTTTACGAAGAAGCATAA
- the dnaB gene encoding replicative DNA helicase yields the protein MSEVMQNMPPQSIEAEQAVLGAIMIDADRLISASERLLPQDFYRASHQRIFEAMLVLSDRGEAIDLVTVTAELSTLGILDEIGGLPYLAELAEGVPTAANINYYVNVVDQKSTLRRLIRTAGEIVTDGYERQNEVDVLLNEAERKILEVSQGKGSASFIPISDVLTSAYATIDKLHKQSGETTGIPTGFQDLDKMTAGFQRNDLIIVAARPSVGKTAFALNISQNVATRADENVAIFSLEMGAEQLVMRMLCAEGNVDAQRLRTGQLEEEDWGKLSLAMSNLSQAGIYIDDTPGIRVNDIRAKCRRLKQEHGLGMIMIDYLQLIQGNGRSSDNRQQEVSEISRSLKSLARELEVPVIALSQLSRGVESRQDKRPMMSDIRESGAIEQDADIVAFLYRDDYYNKETEDANTIEIIIAKQRNGPTGTVKLAFRKEFNKFVDLEPSNSYAPPA from the coding sequence ATGAGTGAAGTCATGCAAAATATGCCTCCCCAAAGTATCGAGGCAGAACAAGCCGTCCTAGGGGCGATCATGATTGATGCGGATCGTTTGATCAGTGCATCGGAACGTTTGTTACCGCAGGACTTTTACCGTGCCTCTCACCAACGGATCTTTGAAGCGATGCTCGTGTTGTCCGACCGAGGCGAAGCGATCGACCTCGTCACGGTGACAGCCGAGCTCAGCACGCTTGGGATCTTAGATGAGATCGGTGGTCTACCGTATCTAGCGGAACTGGCTGAAGGTGTACCAACTGCAGCAAATATCAATTATTACGTCAACGTCGTTGACCAGAAGTCGACGCTTCGGCGTCTCATTCGGACAGCAGGCGAAATCGTCACTGACGGATATGAACGGCAAAATGAAGTCGATGTCCTGCTGAATGAAGCAGAACGGAAGATTCTCGAAGTATCGCAAGGAAAAGGAAGCGCGAGCTTCATTCCGATTTCGGACGTTTTGACGAGTGCCTATGCAACGATTGATAAATTGCATAAGCAAAGCGGTGAGACGACGGGGATTCCGACGGGTTTCCAGGATCTCGATAAGATGACGGCTGGGTTCCAGCGCAACGATTTAATCATCGTTGCAGCACGTCCATCGGTCGGGAAGACGGCGTTTGCCTTGAACATCTCGCAAAACGTCGCGACACGTGCTGACGAGAACGTCGCCATCTTTAGTCTTGAGATGGGTGCCGAACAGCTTGTCATGCGGATGCTCTGTGCCGAAGGAAACGTCGATGCGCAGCGTCTGCGGACCGGTCAACTCGAGGAAGAGGACTGGGGCAAGTTATCACTTGCAATGAGTAATCTGTCTCAAGCCGGTATCTACATCGACGATACACCGGGTATTCGGGTCAACGACATCCGGGCAAAGTGCCGTCGTTTGAAGCAGGAGCATGGTCTTGGAATGATCATGATCGATTACTTGCAGTTGATTCAAGGGAATGGTCGCTCAAGCGACAACCGTCAACAAGAGGTTTCGGAAATTTCCCGTTCCTTGAAATCGCTCGCGCGGGAACTCGAAGTCCCTGTCATCGCCTTATCGCAGCTCTCTCGTGGTGTTGAGAGTCGTCAAGATAAGCGACCGATGATGTCGGATATCCGGGAATCAGGAGCGATCGAGCAAGATGCTGATATCGTCGCCTTCTTGTACCGTGACGATTACTACAATAAAGAAACGGAAGATGCGAATACGATTGAGATCATTATCGCGAAACAGCGGAATGGTCCAACCGGTACCGTCAAACTTGCCTTCCGGAAAGAATTCAACAAGTTCGTGGATCTCGAGCCAAGCAACTCGTACGCGCCACCAGCTTAA
- the rplI gene encoding 50S ribosomal protein L9 encodes MKVIFLQDVKGQGKAGDVKDVADAYANNVLFKKKLARPATTGNLKQHEAHERKAAEEAKQNLLDAQALKEKIEKETIVVSTKAGEGGRVFGSVTSKQIAEALKSMGYKIDKRKIELEHPIKALGFTKVPLKLHNEVTATLNVQVKEA; translated from the coding sequence ATGAAGGTTATTTTCTTACAGGATGTAAAAGGACAAGGTAAAGCAGGAGACGTCAAAGACGTGGCCGATGCTTATGCAAATAACGTACTCTTCAAGAAAAAGTTGGCGCGCCCTGCGACGACTGGAAACTTGAAGCAACATGAAGCACACGAACGTAAAGCGGCAGAAGAAGCAAAACAGAACTTGCTTGATGCGCAAGCGTTAAAAGAGAAAATCGAAAAAGAGACGATCGTCGTCTCGACAAAAGCTGGTGAAGGCGGTCGTGTCTTCGGTTCGGTCACAAGCAAACAGATCGCGGAAGCACTCAAGAGCATGGGTTACAAGATCGATAAACGCAAAATCGAGCTCGAGCACCCAATCAAGGCACTCGGCTTTACGAAAGTTCCATTGAAGTTACACAACGAAGTGACAGCGACGCTGAACGTTCAGGTCAAAGAGGCGTGA